From the genome of Halomonas sp. HAL1:
CCCTAACCATCGACGATATTAACGCGATGGAGGCTTCCGGTGCCTATGCGCATCGGGACATCTCGGATCTAGGCTTTGGCCAATACCTGATTCATCGCGGCTATCTTCAGCTCGTGATGATCAACGAGGTTCACTGTGGTGCAGGGTTCTCCCCCGACATCGTGAGGGAGTCAGCCAATGCTCGGGCACAGACCCTGAGCCAGCTTTCAGGTGGGCATGTATGAACGCCATTGCCCCACACCCCATTCACCATGATATGCCAGATAGCACCATGACCGAGCGAGCCTCATGCCCAGTCTGTGCCTGTCAGGACAGTCCAGACTACCTAAAAAGAATCACCGACTGGTTTCATGCCCACTGGTTGGTGTGTCAGCGGTGCGGTTACCAGACCACCACACATTCCTCCTACGAAGCGGCTGAACGTGACTGGGACATGGCATCACTAGGCCGACAAGCAGAAGAGGCTGGACTGCTTGTGCCGGCCATTCAGGTATTTTCGATGCGTGACCTGGAGCTGTTGGAGTCCCTTCAGAAGGAAGCCTCTGAGGGTGATTGTGCGCGTACCTATCTTGTCTCCCGTGACTCACTGGTGCGCTGGAAAGAGATCGCCCGCCTTGGTCGGGACGAAGTAGACGAAACGCTGCAACCAGCGGTGGCGTCTGTCGAGCAGGAAATTGCTGACCTACTTCAGGCTCAGTGTGACGAGGACTGAAAGCATTGCGCTGTTGCGGAGAATGATCAATGCATAAATATTTGCGGGTTCGTAAAGAAGCCACCTGCCTCGCGAGGCATGTAAGCCTGCAGATATGTCGAGTCAGGGGGCTGAACCGTCTCTATACCCACTACTCGATATTGGAGCTGCTGACGAATGCCAATGAGTGGCTACTTAGTCTCGCGGTCGATGATTGGCAATCGATTAACGATACTTACGCTGAGCTGCCGAGACTGAGTTTCCCCGTTGCGTTTGTCGCGATCGGGGATGGCGTGATTCGAGCGCTTTGGGATCGACTAGTGGATGCAATTGCCATGGAGGCCGGCAAACCAGTGCCTGTCACCATGGACCAAGCGGATGAAGCCACTCGACACGCCCTACAGCCGGTGGTGAGTCAGTCAGAGTGGCTGAAGATGTGTCAGGCCACCCCGTATTTTGGCGTTAGGCGTCGATTCATGGGGCAATACGTGCTCGAAGCCTTCCCCAATGAAGCCGCAACTCCAAGGGAGAGCCTTCCCGCTCATTTGAAACATACCATCCCGGCTCGTTAGCGCTTCACCATGGCGGAAGGTGCTCTATCTCGCACCCATTAACTACAGAGGAACCCAGCATGACAATGCATACTCACCAGTCACATCCCGATATCGTCAAGCGCCTGAACCGCGCTCGGGGGCACCTTTCGAGTGTGACCCAGATGGTAGAGGATGGACGCCACTGTCTGGACATCGCTCAACAACTCCATGCGGTAGAAAAAGCCATTCAGCAAGCTAAACGCACCTTAGTGCTGGATCACATCGACCACTGCCTAGACGAAGCCCTGGGTACTCAGAATCAAACGCAACGGGCACGGGCTGAAGAGTTCAAGACGATTGCACGCTACCTGTAAGCGCTTTTAGGCACCCCTCATTTGAGGAAGTTCTATGCTCGATGTACTCGCCCACCGCGTCTACCGCCATCTCTTTCTAGCGCAGGTCATTGCACTGATCGGCACTGGCCTGACCACGGTTGCTCTGGCGTTGCTGGCTCACGATCTTGCCGAAGGTCAGGCGGGCGTCGTGCTAGGCACGGCGCTGGCGATCAAGATGGTCGCTTACGTGGGCATTGCCCCTTTGGTCGGCGCTTATGCATCACGCCTGCCTCGGCGCACCTTATTGGTTAGCCTGGACTTGCTGCGTGCAGCCGTGGTTTGCGCACTGCCTTTTGTTACCGAAGTGTGGCAGATCTATGTGCTGATCTTTCTGCTCAATGCTTGTTCAGCTGGCTTTACGCCCGTTTTCCAGGCGATGATCCCTGACATTCTCGAAGACGAAGAGCAGTACACACGAGCATTGTCCCTGTCGCGTCTCGCCTATGATTTAGAGAACCTTCTTAGCCCGATGGCGGCGGCGGCATTGCTGATGGTGATGGGTTTTGATGTCCTGTTTGTAATCAATGCTCTGGCCTTCGTTATCTCTGCCGCCCTGGTTATATCGGTGATCCTGCCTGCGTCTCACCCCCTAGAGGAAGCCCCCGGCGTCTGGCGTCGCGTTACTCATGGTATGCGGATTTACCTGAAGACGCCCCGGTTGCGCGGGCTACTGGCGTTGAACCTGGCTGTTTCAGCCGCCGGGGCCATGCAGATCGTCAACACGGTGGTACTCGTACGCTCGGTGTTGAATTTGGGCGAGAAAGAAGTCGCACTGGCCTTTGCCGCCGCAGGCGGGGGCTCCATGCTAATAGCCTTACTGCTGCCCAAGGTGCTGGAACGGGTGTCCGAGCGGCCAGTCATGCTGCTGGGTGGCGTTATGATGGCACTCAGCCTCTACCTGGGCTGGCTGGGCCCATCGTTTGCGGGGCTTGTCGGGCTATGGTTACTGCTGGGCGCTGGGGCCTCGTTGGTCATGACCCCCACCGGGCGCCTGCTCAAACGTTCATGCCAGCCGGAGGAGCGTCCAGCGCTGTTTGCTGCCCAGTTCTCGTTGTCACACAGCTGTTGGCTAGTCACCTATCCGTTGGCAGGCTGGCTGGGAGTGAACCTGGGACTGACGGGTACGTTCGCTTTGCTGGGAACGGTGGCCCTGGCGGCAACGGGGCTCGCGGCCCTTATCTGGCACGCACATGACCCGATGGCTCTTGAGCACGAGCACGCTGCCCAAAGTCACACCCACCTGCACTACCACGATGAACATCATCAG
Proteins encoded in this window:
- a CDS encoding metal-sensing transcriptional repressor, whose product is MTMHTHQSHPDIVKRLNRARGHLSSVTQMVEDGRHCLDIAQQLHAVEKAIQQAKRTLVLDHIDHCLDEALGTQNQTQRARAEEFKTIARYL
- a CDS encoding MFS transporter translates to MLDVLAHRVYRHLFLAQVIALIGTGLTTVALALLAHDLAEGQAGVVLGTALAIKMVAYVGIAPLVGAYASRLPRRTLLVSLDLLRAAVVCALPFVTEVWQIYVLIFLLNACSAGFTPVFQAMIPDILEDEEQYTRALSLSRLAYDLENLLSPMAAAALLMVMGFDVLFVINALAFVISAALVISVILPASHPLEEAPGVWRRVTHGMRIYLKTPRLRGLLALNLAVSAAGAMQIVNTVVLVRSVLNLGEKEVALAFAAAGGGSMLIALLLPKVLERVSERPVMLLGGVMMALSLYLGWLGPSFAGLVGLWLLLGAGASLVMTPTGRLLKRSCQPEERPALFAAQFSLSHSCWLVTYPLAGWLGVNLGLTGTFALLGTVALAATGLAALIWHAHDPMALEHEHAAQSHTHLHYHDEHHQHEHEGWEGPEPHRHSHHHSPGSHGHVFVIDDHHSHWPS